DNA from Ruficoccus amylovorans:
GGGTGACGGGTCTGGCTGTGGCCCTGGCGGCACAAGAGTCATTGAGGAATATCTTTGGCAGCATCATGCTGTTGTTGGACAAGCCGTTCAAAATCGGCCAGCGCGTGAAGGTGCGTGGCCACGATGGTTTTGTTGAGGAGATCGGGCTGCGTTCGACCAAGATCCGGCAGTTGGACGGCCATCTGGCCTGCCTGCCGAACGAGGATGTCGCCCGGGCCGACATCGAGAATATTTCTGAGCGTCCGTTTATTCGCCGCATGATGAATCTGGCGCTTCCGCTGGATACCCCGTCGGATAAAGTCGAGGAGGCGGTGCAAATCGTTCGCGACTTGCTGGCGGTGCACGAGGTCCCCCGAACCGAGGTGGAAATCGCAGCGAATCCCGAGCTGGAAGACCGTCCGCGGCTCGTCAATGAGGAGATTAACCAGCCGGGCTATCCGCCGCGCATCTTCTTTAACGAGTTCAACCCGGCTTCGCTCAACCTGCTGGTCATCTATTGGTTTCACCCGCCGCAGTATTGGGACTATCTCGAACACACACAGCGCATCAATCGCGAGATCATGAGCCGCTTCGAGGAAGCTGGCTTGCGGCTTGCCCTTCCCGCGCAGCGGCTTCAACTGGCCGGAGATCCTTCCCGTCCGCTGGAGATTGGCAGTCGCGAAGTCAACGGCGACGAGGACGACTTACCGCTGGCCGGTCTGCGCGAAGCGGAGAGTCCCCGCCGCGAACCTCCCGCTTCCGGAAGCAAGTCCTGAGGCGGTCGGCAATCGCTGGCTGGTCTGAAGCCGATCTGGCCGACAGGCGACTCGGGGCTTTTAGCGGTGTTTGTTCCGGTACTCTCGGGGCGAAATGCCGTGGAGTTTCTTGAACTGGCGTGAAAGGTAGTTGCTGTCGTTGAAGCCGCAGAGGAAGGCGATCTCGGTCAGCGAACGCGGCGGGTTGTGGTCGCGCAGGAGGGGCTCGGCCAGTTGGATGCGCTTGCGCAGCAGGTAGGTCGCGGGTGAGGTGCCAGTGGCTTTCTGGAAGTAACGCTGAAAGGAGCGTTCGGACATGGCGGCAGCGCGGGCCATCTCCGACAGGCTGCGAGGGGCGGCGGGGTCTGCGTCGATACTGGATAATACCTGTCCCAGCCGCTGGTCGAGACCTGCCGAGCCCCGGCTGTGCGTCCCGTAGCGGCGGGCAAGCAGGGCGAGCAGGGTGGATAGCCGTGCCCGTGCCAGATAGCTGCCGGTCTCCCCGCCGTGGGCGAGCTCTTCCTCGATCATCGAAATATCCGCGCAGGCCGTTCGCAGGTCGGCGGCATTCAGGCAAAGCCGCTGCCGGAAGTCCTTCTGCTCCCAGCGGGTAAACTCAAACGTGAAGAGAGAATGAAAGCCAGGCAGGCTTCCAAGATGGCTGGCGATATTTTCCAGAACTGGTTCGGATACGAGCAGGTTTATGAGGTTAAGCGCGCGCGTTTCCCGGTAGGCGTGGCTACGCCTGCGCCGGATGACCATGACGTCACCGGGATGGATATGATGGCGAAATTGTCCCGTTTCATGGACGCCCGACCCTGACAAAATAAAGATAATCTCAGCAAACTCGTGCTGATGAGGCTGCGTCGGCTCCTGGTCGTCGATGCGCATGACGCGAATCGGAGTGGAGGTATGCGCGAACAGATACTGCCTGCTCAACAGGATGGATTCAGACATGGCGTAATCGTGCTTGAAATTGTCGTCTTAATCAAGGAGATCCCACTGCGGAGAAGGCTATACTGGTGGCATGTTATCCCCTTTTGAATCGGCGAAATGGATATCGGCTCCGGCGGCCGGGAATAAACAGGATTTGGCGTCCCCCTACTTGCGTTACAGTTTTCGGGTGGAGGGGGAGCCTGTCCGTTGCCGCTTGTTTATAACGGCGCTTGGGCTTTATGAAGCCCGTCTCAACGGCCAGGTTGTCGGTGACCGCGTGCTGACTCCCGGCTGGACGGACTACCGCAAGCGCGTCCCTTATCAGAGCTACGATGTGTCGGCGTTGGTGCGGCCCGGGGAGAATGTCCTCGGTGCCATCCTGGGTGACGGATGGTACTGCGGACATATTTCCTGGCTTGACCGTCAGCAGTACGGCGAACGTCCGGCCGTCCTCGTGCGCCTGAAAATCAGCTACGCCGACGGGCGGACGCGCTCGATTGTGACGGACGAACAGTGGCGCTGGGCAAGGGGCGCAGTCGTCAAGGCTGACTTGCTGATGGGGGAAGAGTTTGACGCCCGGCTGGAGTTACCGGGCTGGGCCGAGCCGGGCTACGACGATGAGGACTGGGCTCCGGCCGAGGTGTTTGTGCCCGATCCGCTCCCGGAACTGAACGAAGCGCTCTGCCCGCCGGTCAGAAGGATGGAAACACTTGAACCGGTCGAGGTGCGGGAAAGCGAAGTGACAGAAGAGGACGGGACGGTGCGCCCGGTGCGCATTTACGATTTCGGGCAGAACTTCGCGGGCCGGGTGCGGCTCAAGGCGAATGCCGCCCGGGGTAAAGTCGTTCGCCTGCGTCATGCCGAGGTCTTGAATCCGGACGGCAGCATTTACACCCTGAATCTGCGCGGGGCCAAGGCAACCGATACCTACACCTGTCGGGGTGGCGGTGAGGAGTGTTGGGAGCCGCGTTTTACTTTTCACGGTTTTCGTTATGTCGAGGCCGATGTGAGCGGCTGGGGATCGGACGACCGCCTGGAGTTGAGTGCCGTCGTGCTTCATAATGATTTGGCTCTGACCGGTTCCTTTCGCTGCTCGCACGAGGGGTTGAACCAACTCCAGCACAACATTCTCTGGGGGCAGAAGAGCAATTTCCTCGAAGTGCCCACGGATTGCCCACAGCGGGACGAGCGCCTGGGGTGGACCGGCGACGCGCAGGTGTTTGTCCGCACGGCCTGCTTCAACATGGATGTGCGCGAGTTTTTCCACAAGTGGATGCGTGACCTGCGGGACACGCAGTCGGCACGGGGCGGGATCGCCATCACCGCGCCATACATGAGCTTCGTGCCCTCCGACGATCCCAACCGTGAGTGGATGGACGAGGACGGTGGCCCGGCCTGGGCGGATGCCGTTGTCATCTGTCCCTGGACCATCTACCTGTGCTATGGCGACGAGCAGATCCTGCGTGATAATTACGAGAGCATGGCGCGGTATGTGGAGTTCATCCGCCTGCACCGGAGCCGTGACCTGATCCGCTCACACCCCGGCCTGGGCGGCTGGGGTGGCTTCGGGGACTGGCTGGCCAAGGACGGTTCCGAGGGCTTCGAGGGGCGGACTCCGCGCGACCTGATCGGGACGGCGTTTTTCGCGTACGACGCGGAACTGATGGCAAAGATCGCCACCATCCTCGATCGCGAGGACGACGCTGCCGCTTACCGCGAACTGCGGGGGACAATCGTCGAAGCGTTCCGCCGACGCTTTGTCACCCCGGAGGGCAAGCTCACCTCTGACACGCAGACTTCTTACCTGCTGGCACTGCACTTTGACCTGCTCCCGGAGGAAGCGCGCAAGGTGGTGGCGGCGGATCTCGTGCGCGACATCGAGCAACACGGCTGGCACCTGACGACGGGTTTCGTCGGCACGCCCTACCTGCTCGACGTGTTGGAGGATACGGGCCATCTCGATGTTGCCTACCGCCTGCTGGAGCAGGAGACTTATCCCTCGTGGCTGTTCCCGATCCGTAACGGTGCCACCACGATCTGGGAACATTGGGACGGGTGGACCCCGGAGCAGGGCTTTCAGCATCCGCGCATGAACTCCTTTAATCATTACGCCTACGGCGCGGTGGGCGCCTGGATGTACCGCTCGCTGGCGGGTATTGAGCTGGACCCGCAGGAGCCGGGCTATCGGAAGATCGTTTTTCGCCCGCGTCCTGGCGGGACGATTCGCTGGGCCGAGGCCACGCTGGAGTCGCCGCAGGGCCTGATCGCCATCAAGTGGGAGCTCGACGCTGATCAGGGATTGAGCGTGGAACTGGAAGTGCCCGCCGGTTCACGGGCCTGCTTCGACCCGCCCACCGGTTATGGTTTTTCCGGCGGGGAATTAGAGTCTGGTTCTCATCGCTTCAAAATCAACCGGACCAGCACGGGAAAGAAGTTCTAAAACACGCCCGGGCGTCGTGTTGGCCAAGTTCTTGGCTGACGGGTCACTAGCTGCGGCCCCAGCGGAACCAGGCGGCCTCGGCCAGAAACGCGGCGGCCAGCAGCAGGATGAGCACCGGGCGCAGGCTCTGGTGGCGGGAAACCTCGTCGGTCAGCCAAATGTCTTCGAGCAGGTTGGCCGGGCCGCCGCCGGAAAGCCGGGCGGTGTCCCGGAGTGCTTGCAACATGGTGGCTGGGGTTTGCCATTCGAGATTTTCCTGTACCCCGATTGGCCCGAAGGGCAGGGTGGCGTCACCCCACTGCACCGCGCCGAGGGTGGGCTGCCCGGTGGGCAGCGGAAGGCGGGCCCGATAGTGGCCGGGAGAGAGACGTTCCCAGAGGCCGTGGGCTGGGGTGGCTGTATCCAATTGTTGATACACGATGACGGGGGAGCTGCCGGGGTGTTCGTTCGCCCATTGCTCGTCGTAGAAAAGGTCGAGCAGGAGCGTGGAGCCTTCCAGTCGGGTGCGCAGGCCCAGGCCGCGAGGCTGGTCCGTGCCGATGAGCCAGCGGCCAAGCGTCTGGATCAGGTCGCCATAGCCGGGCCAGGCGCGGACGGTTTCACTGTACGGGCCGCTGAGCGGAAAGGTGATGGCGGCGGTGCGCCCGCTGCCCCGGTGCCAGAAGGCCAGCAGCGGGGCCTGGTACTCGTCGGTGGTATGGAGAGCGCTGGCGGCGCGGGGGCGCAGGTAGCTGAGGTTGTAGCCGTCCACCTGTTGCGGCCAATCCATCGGCTGAGGGGAGATTTCCGCCCAACCGGTGGCGGGCTGGCAGCCGACCGGCTCGTCGATGAAAGCCGAGCGCGTCACGGCGACGGTTTCCTGCGCGAAGAGCGAGGGGATGTCCGCTGCGTTGGCACTGAAGAAGCTGCGCCCGTTTCCGCGGGTCGCCACGTCCTTGAGGAAGTCGGCGTCAACGTCGGAGTCGGTGCCCAGACCGATCACACTGACGGTGGCTCCGGCGTCGGTGATGGTTTTGAGCAGCTTCTGGTAATCGCCCGGTTCCTCAGCGTCGGCGGCGTCGGCGAAAAGGATGATATGTTTCTGGCCGGCGGTGGCTTTTTGCAGTTCCTCCCAGGCGGCCTTCAGGCCGGTATAAACAAAGATACCTCCGCCCATGCTGACGACGCTGCGGGCACGCCGAACGATCTCGGGCTGATTGCCGGTGACACCGGTCAGCGGGACGACCATGTGCGGGCCGCTGTCCACGGCCAGGATGGTGACGGCGTCGTGGCCACCCATCAGGGTGACGGTCTCGGCGGCTCCGGCGTTGGCGAGGTCCATCTTGGTCTGGCCGCTGCCGGTGGAGGCACTCATGCTGCCGGAGCGGTCGAGTACGATAGCCATGGCCACGGCCAGCTTCTTGTGGTCTTCCTTCAGTTCCATGCTCACGGGGAGGATCTCGTCGATGGGCGAGTCGAAGTACCCGCCCGATCCGAAGCTGTGCTTACCGCCGAGCATGGCCAGTCCGCCGCCCTGGCCGGTGACGTAGAAGCTCAGCGCCTGCAGGAGCCCGGCGGGCAGGGTGTGGGCCGGGACGTTGTTCAGCAAGACGGCACGCGCGCCACT
Protein-coding regions in this window:
- a CDS encoding helix-turn-helix domain-containing protein — translated: MSESILLSRQYLFAHTSTPIRVMRIDDQEPTQPHQHEFAEIIFILSGSGVHETGQFRHHIHPGDVMVIRRRRSHAYRETRALNLINLLVSEPVLENIASHLGSLPGFHSLFTFEFTRWEQKDFRQRLCLNAADLRTACADISMIEEELAHGGETGSYLARARLSTLLALLARRYGTHSRGSAGLDQRLGQVLSSIDADPAAPRSLSEMARAAAMSERSFQRYFQKATGTSPATYLLRKRIQLAEPLLRDHNPPRSLTEIAFLCGFNDSNYLSRQFKKLHGISPREYRNKHR
- a CDS encoding vWA domain-containing protein, which produces MMLFSQPEWFLLIPALVFVGWLHRGLRLWRPLRVLCLALLTLILVDPHAEQIKPGLDLWVLVDRSDSARPVLDPTLEEWQQLIESGQGPDDTLHYLDFAAEASERPEGARFAEINATSRTDIPLAVQMAIAGRDPNRAAKILLLSDGYSTVPLTETAEHLRKSGLPLYTRIPPVDRSADTRLERFRLPLRVGQGEPVLMEVQAAGEPGRTVRYRLMRGADAIGGNAITFGADGRARLRLLDRNPHSGSHRYTLALEDPQDPIPGNNRSDAWVMIEGGPRVVVISQYTDDPVAGALQRVGLPVQLVTDFSTLTPGTLSGARAVLLNNVPAHTLPAGLLQALSFYVTGQGGGLAMLGGKHSFGSGGYFDSPIDEILPVSMELKEDHKKLAVAMAIVLDRSGSMSASTGSGQTKMDLANAGAAETVTLMGGHDAVTILAVDSGPHMVVPLTGVTGNQPEIVRRARSVVSMGGGIFVYTGLKAAWEELQKATAGQKHIILFADAADAEEPGDYQKLLKTITDAGATVSVIGLGTDSDVDADFLKDVATRGNGRSFFSANAADIPSLFAQETVAVTRSAFIDEPVGCQPATGWAEISPQPMDWPQQVDGYNLSYLRPRAASALHTTDEYQAPLLAFWHRGSGRTAAITFPLSGPYSETVRAWPGYGDLIQTLGRWLIGTDQPRGLGLRTRLEGSTLLLDLFYDEQWANEHPGSSPVIVYQQLDTATPAHGLWERLSPGHYRARLPLPTGQPTLGAVQWGDATLPFGPIGVQENLEWQTPATMLQALRDTARLSGGGPANLLEDIWLTDEVSRHQSLRPVLILLLAAAFLAEAAWFRWGRS
- a CDS encoding alpha-L-rhamnosidase translates to MLSPFESAKWISAPAAGNKQDLASPYLRYSFRVEGEPVRCRLFITALGLYEARLNGQVVGDRVLTPGWTDYRKRVPYQSYDVSALVRPGENVLGAILGDGWYCGHISWLDRQQYGERPAVLVRLKISYADGRTRSIVTDEQWRWARGAVVKADLLMGEEFDARLELPGWAEPGYDDEDWAPAEVFVPDPLPELNEALCPPVRRMETLEPVEVRESEVTEEDGTVRPVRIYDFGQNFAGRVRLKANAARGKVVRLRHAEVLNPDGSIYTLNLRGAKATDTYTCRGGGEECWEPRFTFHGFRYVEADVSGWGSDDRLELSAVVLHNDLALTGSFRCSHEGLNQLQHNILWGQKSNFLEVPTDCPQRDERLGWTGDAQVFVRTACFNMDVREFFHKWMRDLRDTQSARGGIAITAPYMSFVPSDDPNREWMDEDGGPAWADAVVICPWTIYLCYGDEQILRDNYESMARYVEFIRLHRSRDLIRSHPGLGGWGGFGDWLAKDGSEGFEGRTPRDLIGTAFFAYDAELMAKIATILDREDDAAAYRELRGTIVEAFRRRFVTPEGKLTSDTQTSYLLALHFDLLPEEARKVVAADLVRDIEQHGWHLTTGFVGTPYLLDVLEDTGHLDVAYRLLEQETYPSWLFPIRNGATTIWEHWDGWTPEQGFQHPRMNSFNHYAYGAVGAWMYRSLAGIELDPQEPGYRKIVFRPRPGGTIRWAEATLESPQGLIAIKWELDADQGLSVELEVPAGSRACFDPPTGYGFSGGELESGSHRFKINRTSTGKKF